The following is a genomic window from Neurospora crassa OR74A linkage group III, whole genome shotgun sequence.
CCCCGCAAAGCCCCGTCAACATGGCGGCGGGTAGCCTTTCCGAAAAGGAGGGAGAACCTTCGGCCCTCCCCGTCTCCAGCCATGGCGGTTCCACCAAGGGGGATACCATCCACAAACCCGATCCTCTTAGTCTCGAAAAGGCCGACACACAGGTCGTCTCGCCAAAGAAGTCGCTCGACGATGACCCCTACAAACACCTCCCCGAGAGGGAAGCCAAGATCCTCAAGGAGCAGGTCTTCACTCCCGACGTCAAGGTTGGCATTGCAACCCTCTACCGCTATGCCACGCGCAACGATCTGCTCATCATTGCTGTCTCGGCCATCTGCGCCAtcgctgctggtgctgcccTGCCGCTCATGACCGTCATCTTCGGTAACCTTCAGGGTACTTTCCAAAACTACTTCGCGGGGGTCACCACCTACGATGACTTCACCGACGAGTTGGCCCGCTTGGTCCTTTACTTTGTCTATCTGGCCATTGGCGAGTTCGTCACCATGTACATCACCACCGTCGGCTTCATCTACTCTGGAGAGCACATCAGTGGAAAGATTCGTGAGCACTACCTCGAGAGCTGCATGAGGCAGAACATTGGCTTCTTCGATAAGCTTGGCGCTGGTGAGGTCACCACGCGCATCACTGCCGACACCAACTTGATCCAGGAAGGCATTTCCGAAAAGGTCGGCTTGACGCTCCAGGCTCTTGCCACCTTCATTGCCGCCTTTGTCATTGGATTCGTCAGCTTCTGGAAGCTTACCCTCATCCTCTTGAGTACCGTTGTCGCCTTGACCCTTGTCATGGGCGGTGGTTCTCAGTTCATCATCAAGTTCTCCAAGCAAAACATCGCCGCTTACGCCGAAGGTGGCTCGGTTGCCGATGAAGTCATCAGCAGTGTTCGCAATGCCATCGCTTTTGGCACTCAGGACCGCCTGGCTCGTCGGTACGATGCTCATCTTACTCGCGCCGAGCACTTTGGCTTCAGGCTCAAGGGCTCCATTGGTGTCATGGTTGCCGGCATGATGACGGTGCTGTATCTGAACTACGGCTTGGCCTTCTGGCAGGGTTCCCGCTTCCTTCTTAGCGGTGACACCGAGCTTCGCAAGATCCTGACTGTTATGATGAGTGTGATGATAGGAGCTTTCAACCTCGGTAACATTGCCCCGAACCTGCAGGCTTTTGTCACCGCCTTGGGTGCTGCTGCTAAGATCTACAACACCATCGACCGTGAGTCTCCCATCGACTCCTCCAGCGAAGAGGGTGGCAAGCTCGAGAATGTCGTCGGTACCATCCGTTTGGAGAACATCAAGCATATCTACCCCTCCCGACctgatgttgttgtcatGGAGGACGTCAGCCTCGTTATCCCTGCTGGCAAGACCACTGCCCTTGTCGGAGCTTCGGGCAGTGGCAAGTCAACCATCGTCGGCTTGGTCGAAAGGTTCTATAAGCCCATTGAAGGAAAGGTTTACCTCGATGATGTCGATATTTCAACCCTCAATGTGCGTTGGTTGCGCCAGCAAATCGCCCTTGTGTCCCAGGAACCGACCCTCTTCGCTTGCACTATCTACGACAACATTCGCCATGGCTTGATCGGTACAAAGTGGGAGTCTGAGTccgaggagcagcagcgcgAGCGTATCTATGAGGCTGCCCGAAAAGCCAACGCGCACGACTTTATTACCAGTCTTCCCGAGGGTTATGAGACCAATGTTGGCGAGCGTGGCTTCTTGCTCAGTGGTGGCCAGAAACAGCGTATTGCTATTGCCCGTGCTATTGTATCCGACCCCAAGATCCTGTTGCTCGATGAGGCCACTTCTGCTCTCGACACCAAGAGTGAAGGCGTCGTCCAGGCCGCTCTCGAAGTCGCCGCTGAAGGTCGCACTACTATCACGATTGCCCACCGCCTGTCTACCATCAAGGATGCCCACAATATCGTTGTCATGGCCCAGGGTCGCATCGTCGAACAGGGCACCCACGCTGAATTGCTCGCGAAGCGCGGCGCTTACTACAAGCTCGTCACTGCCCAGGCTATTGCAGCTGTCAATGAGATGACGGCTGAAGAAGAGGCGGCGCTTGATCAGCAGGAGGAAGCGGCTCTTATCCGCAAGGCGACCCGGAACAGCcaaaaggaaggaggagctgCCGGCTATGTGGAGGATCCCGAAGATAACATTGCCGAAAAATTGGACCGCAGCAAGTCGCAACAGAGCGTCAGTTCCGTTGCTATTGCCGCAcgcaagaaggaagagccCAAGGAGTACGGCCTGTGGACACTCATCAAGCTTATTGCTAGCTTCAACAAGAAGGAGTGGCACATGATGCTCGTCGgtatcttcttctcggccatCTGCGGTGCCGGTAACCCTACTCAGGCTGTCTTCTTTGCCAAGCTTATCAGCTCTCTGTAAGTTGCTGTCCCCCAAACTGTCTTGCTTGGCAAAATCACTAACCGATCATAGGTCTCGCCCCATTGTCAACGAAGAAATTAGAGCCTCCATCAAGTCGGATGCCTCCTTCTGGTGTCTGATGTACCTCATGCTTGCTCTTGTGCAGTGCCTCGCCTTCTCCGTCCAGGGCTGGCTCTTTGCCAAGTGCAGCGAGCGTTTGATCCACAGAGTTCGCGACATGGCTttccgctccttccttcgccaGGATGTCGAGTTCTTTGACCGGGATGAAAACTCGGCGGGTGCGCTCACTTCGTTCCTGAGCACCGAAACCACGCACGTTGCCGGTCTGTCTGGTGTCACCCTCGGTACAATCATCATGGTCCTGACTACGCTCATTGCCGCTTGCACTGTCGCTTTGGCCTTGGGCTGGAAGCTTGCCCTTGTGTGCATTGCCACCATCCCCATCCTTCTCGGCTGTGGCTTCTATCGCTTCTGGATGATTGCTCACTATCAGCGCCGCGCCAAGAGCGCTTATGCTGGATCTGCCAGCTACGCTTCCGAGGCCATCACGGCCATGCGTACTGTCGCTTCCTTGACTCGTGAGCAGGACGTTCTTCAGCATTACAAGGACTCACTGGCCAAGCAACAGCATGCCAGCTTGATCTCGGTTCTCAAGTCCAGTCTTCTCTTTGCTGCTTCCAACTCTCTCATGTTCCTTGCTTTTGCCTTGGGTTTCTGGTACGGTGGTACTTTGATTGCCAAGCACGAGTATGACATGTTCACCTTCTTCATTGTGTTTTCGTCGGTTATTTTTGGTGCCCAGTCTGCCGGTTCCGTCTTCAGCTTTGCTCCCGATATGGGTAAGGCCACCGAGGCCGCTCGTGACCTCAAGGAGCTCTTTGACCGCAAGCCGACTGTCGATACCTGGTCGAACGAAGGTGACTTGATCAAGCAGGTTGATGGTACCATTGAGTTCCGCGATGTTCATTTCCGTTACCCGACTAGGCCCGAGCAACCCGTCCTCCGTGGTCTCAACCTGTCCATCCAGCCTGGTCAATATGTCGCTCTTGTAGGAGCTTCTGGATGCGGCAAGTCCACGACCATTGCCCTTTTGGAAAGGTTCTATGACCCTCTTAGCGGCGGCATCTTTATCGACGGACGCGAAATCAGCAGCCTCAATGTCAACGAATACCGCAGCTTCATTGCCCTCGTCTCACAGGAACCGACTTTGTACCAGGGTACCGTCCGCGAGAACATCATCCTCGGAGCCAACAACGACGTCACGGATGAGCAGATCAAGTTCGCCTGCCAGGAAGCCAACATTTATGACTTTATCATGTCTCTCCCCGATGGCATGAACACCTTGGTCGGTTCCAAGGGTGCATTGCTCTCGGGTGGCCAGAAGCAGCGTATCGCTATCGCCCGCGCGCTGATCCGCGATCCCAAGATTCTGTTGCTCGATGAGGCGACGTCGGCTCTGGATTCTGAGTCGGAGCACGTTGTGCAGGCGGCGTTGGATAAGGCTGCCAAGGGTAGAACTACCATTGCGGTTGCGCATCGTCTCAGCACGATTCAGAAGGCGGACATCATCTATGTGTTTGACCAGGGCAGGATTGTTGAGCAGGGTACGCATTCGgagttgatgaagaagaatggCAGGTATGCAGAGTTGGTTAACCTGCAGAGTCTGGAGAAGCATTAAGCGGGGATGAAGACCAAAAAGTTGAAAAGTTtaattttttcttctttttttttttttttttttgcatttGGCAAGGCGTTATATTAGAGGGATAATCTCACCACTCTATTGTGGAAGATGCTGGAATTGGTCATTAAAATTTTATACATGGCAAGAATGAGGTTAGTTGGGATATATCAGAGCTGACGATATCTTCAGCGATGGGAGACACGACTGGCGGATTGTTGCACATGTTAGACGATACCactgtatgtatgtacgtacGTATTATTAATGGCTAGTATGGTTGATGGATGAGGGGGATGTTGAAAAAGAATAGACACCACTCACATAATATCAACATCTTTTGGTATTACAATAATGTACACGAAGCCTGTGTTTGAGTAAGTGATGCCAAAGATGCCTGTGAATGTCTCCGAATCCCATATCACAAGTATTAACACCTGATTATGCATTTACCAGCGAAAACTGTTATAAGCACTCGTGAttgccaccaccatcaccctaAGAGCGGGGCTAGTTTCCCCCTTAGTGCAGACCTGTCACTTTAGCGCTGCGGGACCCGCCCAGTAGCCGCCATTACCGCCACTTTGGGTCGCTTTGCTCCACCCACTGTCACTGAGGAGGGGTCACCAGGGGCCGCGGGGGGCAACGTCATGGGGGGTTTCTTTCATCTTTTCCATTCCCGCTTTCCATCGGTCCCTTCGTCAATCGCCATTATAAGTCTAGACTGGTTCGTTTTACACACAGCCTCATTCACAAACGGGGTGGACAAGTGTCCTTTTGTAGCGGTGGTTTTGTATGTACGCTGCACTCGAACGGATTTCCACCGATTTATATGCAAGTCCGGGTGCGACTTGAGAAAGACGCTCAGACCCTT
Proteins encoded in this region:
- a CDS encoding multidrug resistance protein MDR, with protein sequence MAAGSLSEKEGEPSALPVSSHGGSTKGDTIHKPDPLSLEKADTQVVSPKKSLDDDPYKHLPEREAKILKEQVFTPDVKVGIATLYRYATRNDLLIIAVSAICAIAAGAALPLMTVIFGNLQGTFQNYFAGVTTYDDFTDELARLVLYFVYLAIGEFVTMYITTVGFIYSGEHISGKIREHYLESCMRQNIGFFDKLGAGEVTTRITADTNLIQEGISEKVGLTLQALATFIAAFVIGFVSFWKLTLILLSTVVALTLVMGGGSQFIIKFSKQNIAAYAEGGSVADEVISSVRNAIAFGTQDRLARRYDAHLTRAEHFGFRLKGSIGVMVAGMMTVLYLNYGLAFWQGSRFLLSGDTELRKILTVMMSVMIGAFNLGNIAPNLQAFVTALGAAAKIYNTIDRESPIDSSSEEGGKLENVVGTIRLENIKHIYPSRPDVVVMEDVSLVIPAGKTTALVGASGSGKSTIVGLVERFYKPIEGKVYLDDVDISTLNVRWLRQQIALVSQEPTLFACTIYDNIRHGLIGTKWESESEEQQRERIYEAARKANAHDFITSLPEGYETNVGERGFLLSGGQKQRIAIARAIVSDPKILLLDEATSALDTKSEGVVQAALEVAAEGRTTITIAHRLSTIKDAHNIVVMAQGRIVEQGTHAELLAKRGAYYKLVTAQAIAAVNEMTAEEEAALDQQEEAALIRKATRNSQKEGGAAGYVEDPEDNIAEKLDRSKSQQSVSSVAIAARKKEEPKEYGLWTLIKLIASFNKKEWHMMLVGIFFSAICGAGNPTQAVFFAKLISSLSRPIVNEEIRASIKSDASFWCLMYLMLALVQCLAFSVQGWLFAKCSERLIHRVRDMAFRSFLRQDVEFFDRDENSAGALTSFLSTETTHVAGLSGVTLGTIIMVLTTLIAACTVALALGWKLALVCIATIPILLGCGFYRFWMIAHYQRRAKSAYAGSASYASEAITAMRTVASLTREQDVLQHYKDSLAKQQHASLISVLKSSLLFAASNSLMFLAFALGFWYGGTLIAKHEYDMFTFFIVFSSVIFGAQSAGSVFSFAPDMGKATEAARDLKELFDRKPTVDTWSNEGDLIKQVDGTIEFRDVHFRYPTRPEQPVLRGLNLSIQPGQYVALVGASGCGKSTTIALLERFYDPLSGGIFIDGREISSLNVNEYRSFIALVSQEPTLYQGTVRENIILGANNDVTDEQIKFACQEANIYDFIMSLPDGMNTLVGSKGALLSGGQKQRIAIARALIRDPKILLLDEATSALDSESEHVVQAALDKAAKGRTTIAVAHRLSTIQKADIIYVFDQGRIVEQGTHSELMKKNGRYAELVNLQSLEKH